The segment GAGCCATCCAACGGGGCGTTCACCGGGGCGTTGACCGGGGCGTTGACCGGGGCGTTCACAGCCAAGCGGGCACGTAGTTCAAGGCCTGCTTCATGGCCGCCCGGTTTTCTTTCATATGGGGATCGCACCGGCTCACCAGGTTCCAGAAGGCCTGGGAATGGTTCATGTGGACGGTGTGGCAGAGTTCGTGGATGAGGACGTGCTCCACCAAGGCCGGCGGCAGGAAGAGGAGCTTCAAGTTCAGGCTGATGGTGCCCCGGGTGGAGCAGCTGCCCCAGCGGGTCTTCTGGCAGCGGATCTGCACCCGGGCGAACTGGAAGCCGTGCTGTCGGGCCAGTTGGTGCAGCTGAGGCACCAAGACCTGCCTTGCCTTGGCCTTCAGCCAGCGGCGCAGGGCCTCCCGGCAGAGGGAACTGGATCCGATCCTGCCTTCTATGAGCAGGCGGCCGGGGCCTACCTGCCGGAGGGTGACTCCGGGTTGCCTGCTGGCTTGATATTCCACCGACCACTCCTCGCCCACCGCCCGCAAGGGCAGGCGCTGGGGCCGCTTCGGGTGGCACAACCCGGCGACGAAATTTCTGATAGGTCGCTGGTTCATGGGCCGTCATCCTTGCCTTGCTGCCGGGCGCGATCCCGGGCGTGCTGCCGGGCGTGCTCCCGGTCGCGATCCCGGTCGAGGCCGCCCCGGGCCAGGGTGATGACGGGCCGGCCGCCGTGCCGGTGAACCTCCATGGGCACCCCGTAGGCCCGGCTCAACGCCTCCCCCGTCAACACCTGCTCCGTGGGCCCCTGGGCTGCCACCCGGCCTTGGGATAGCAGAAGCAGGTTTGCGAAGGCGGGCAGGATTTCCTCCCCGTGATGGGTGACGTAGATGACCGTGGGCCCGTCGGGTCGGGTCAAGACTTCCTCCACCATGGCCAGGAACTGCTCCCGGGCCACGAAGTCCAGGCCGGCACAGGGCTCGTCCAGCATGAGGAGCCGGGGCCGGGCCATCAAGGCCCGGGCCAGTTGGATGCGCTGCTGCTCTCCTTGGGACATGGCGCCGTAGGGCTGCCGGGCCAGATGCCCGCATTGGAAGCGGGCCAGCAGGTCAAGGGCCTGCTCCCGGTCCTGGTCGGTGACGGCCCGGGCGAAGGGCCGCCACAAGCCCGTGGTGGCGAACTTCCCCGTCAACACGATGTCCAGGCCGGTGAAGCCGGCGGGGAAGCGCTGGTGCAGGGCGGAACTCACCCAGCCCATGGCACGGCGCACCTGCTGGATATCGCAGGCGCCCAGGCGCTGCCCCAGGACGGTGACCGTCCCCTCCCCCTTGTAGGGCCACAAATTGCCGTAGATAACGTGGAGCAGGCTGGTCTTGCCGGAGCCGTTGGGGCCCAGCACCACCCAATGGCGGCCGGGCTCCACCAGCCAGTCAATGTTCGTCAGAACGGGCCGATGGCCCCGCCGGACGGTGACGTTCTCCAAACGGACACAGGGCCCGCCGGCAACGCCGGGCAGGGTCCCGGGCCCGGGCCCGGTGCTGTGGGTTCCCATCTGTCAGAGAGACAAAGCCTGCCGGATGAGCTGCGTCAGGTCGGGCCCCGACTGGGGATCCAGTTCATAGCGCACCCGCAGGATGGGCTTGCCGGGGTTGATGAGGCGGCCCAGGTCGATGGGCGTGGCCGCCAGGACGATGTCCGCCGGGCAGGCGGCGATGGTGGCCTCCAGCTCTTCCAGTTGACGGCGCCCGTACCCCAAGGCCGGCAGCACGGTGCCTATATGAGGATATTCCTCGAAGGCGGCGGCGATGGAGCCCACTGCATGGGGCCGCGGATCCACCAGGGAACCGGCCTCCAGGCGCTGGGCGGCGATAGTGCCCGCCCCGAAGGCCATCTCCCCGTGGGTGAGGGTGGGCCCGTCCTCCACCACCAGCACCCGCTTGCCCCGGATCTGCACCGGGTCGTCCACGGTGATGGGCGAGGCAGCGGCGATGACGGCTGCCTTGGGATTGGCCTGGGCGATGTTGGCCTGAAGCTGTTCCACAGCCTCGGGCGCGGCGCTGTCCACCTTGTTGATGATGATGACGTCGGCCATACGCAGGTTGGTCTCCCCGGGATGGTAGGACAACTCGTGCCCCACCCGGTGGGGATCGGCCACTGTGATGTACAAGTTGGTGCGGATGAAGCTGAAATCGTTGTTGCCGCCGTCCCACACGATGACGTCGGCTTCTTCTTCGGCGGCGGCCAGGATCTCGGCGTAGTCCACGCCGGCGTAGACCACCACGCCCCGCTCGATGTAGGGTTCGTACTCTTCCCGCTCCTCGATGGTGCACTGGTGCCGGTCCAGATCCTCATGGCTGCCGAAGCGCTGGAGCCGCTGGGCGGCGATGTCGCCGTAGGGCATGGGATGGCGGATGGCCACCACCCGCTGACCCAGGGACTGGAGGATTTCCACCACCTTGCGGGAGGTCTGGCTCTTGCCGGCCCCGGTGCGGACGGCGCAGATGGCCACCACCGGGCGCCGGGACTCCAGCATGGTGCTGTTGGGGCCCAGGAGGGTGAAGTCGGCGCCGGCCGCCAGGGCGATAGACGCCAGGTGCATCACCTGCAGGTGGGAGATGTCCGAATAAGCCAGCACCACTTCGTCCACTTGCAGCTGGGGCACCAGGTCCGCCAGGTCCGCTTCGTCGTAGATGGGGATGCCGTCGGGGTACAGTTCCCCGGCCAGAACCGCCGGGTACCGGCGCCCGGCGATGTCGGGAATCTGGGTGGCGGTGAAGCCTACCACTTCGAAATCGGGATTGTTGCGGTAAACCATGTTGAAGTTATGGAAGTCACGCCCTGCCGCCCCGAGAATCAGCACCCGTCGCCTGGTCACCGTGGGCCCTCCTTTGAATGCAAGTCTGTCATCACAGCACCCATGGTAAGTCACCGCCGGAGAGGCTGACAAGAAGCCGCGGCCGCTGCCGGGGGTCCTTCCTCGCCCGGCAGCCAGCGCACCAGGGCCGCCAGGACGGCGATGCCGGCCATGCTGGCGAGGAAGGCCGGGAAGTATGGACTGCCCACCAAGGGTGCGCCCGACTGGAACAGCCCGCCTGCGGGCGCCCCGGCGATGACGCCCAGGCTGAAGATGGCGTAGTACACACCGAAGGCCCGGCCGCGGCCGGTAGCCCGGGCGATGCGGGCCACCTGTCCCGAGGTGGCGGGGAAGATGAGCCCGTAGCCAAACCCGAACAAGGTGCAGGCGGCCAGGATCCAGCCGATGTGGTCAGCCACGCCCAAGATCGCCAGGCTGACGGCGGCCAGGGCCAGGCCCCAGCCGGTGGGCGGCAGCAGCCCCCGCCGGTCCACCGTCTGGGCCAGGGCGCTCATCATGACGAAGGCGGCCATGAGGCCGAAAGCGGTGAACATGAGGCCGGTCACCCCTGCCTGGTAACCCAGGGATTCCACGGTGCGGGGCAGGAAAGCCGTCAAGGTGCCCATGGTGAAGGTCAAGATGAAAATGCCCCAATAAGGCGCCGCCAGCCCGCCCGCCGGCATGGCGCCGGCCTCAGGCTCCTGGCCTGCGGGCGTTCCCTCCTGCTCTCCGGGCCGTCGAGTTTCGGGCATTTTGAAGGTGGCCGCCACAAAACCGATGGCCAGCAGCAGGGCGCCTACGTAGAAGACGGCGTTGAAGCCTGCGGCCTGGCGCAGCCCCCCTGCCATGGCCGGCGCGATGACGGCGGCGCTGCCGATGAGGGCGCCGGCCCGCCCCATGGCCTGGGAGCGCTGGGTCAAGGGCGCCACGTCGGCGATCATGGTGAACACCGCCGGGACCAGAATCCCGCCGGCGGCCCCGTGGAGCAGCCGGATGAGGAGCAGGTTGCTCACGGTGCCGGCGCCGGCGTAGGCGGCCATAGACAAAGAAGCGACGGCCAGCCCCAGCAGGAGCAGCCTGCGTCGCCCCGCCCGGTCCAGGAGCACGCCGCCCAACACGTTGAACAGCAGGTTGCTGGCCGAGTAGGCCGCCACGGCCACGCCCATGGCCAGGGCGGTGCCGCCCAAGTGCTGGGTGTAGGGACCGATGGTAGGGAGCATGGAGAAGTTGTCGGTAAAGGCAATGAAGACTATGGCGTAGGCCACCCACAAGGAAGCGGCGGCCCTGCTCCGCTCAGCAGCCAAGTTGACAGCCCCCCTTGCCTACCATGCTAGCAGAAGGGCCTATAGGGACAGGAGCCGATTCCGTTCCGACGCCTGCCCGATTTACCCCCCGCGCCCGCCGTCAGTACCATGAGATTGAACTGTTGGCGTTTTGTGGCTGGCTTAATTTGTGCTTGTTCCTGAAGGCCAATTACGAAGCCGAAGGAGGAGCGTCATGGTCGACCACCAAACCTCCACTCCCTACGATTGCGTGATTGTAGGCGGTGGCCCGACGGGTCTCTTCGGAGCCTTTTACGCGGGACTGCGGGGCATGCGAACTCTTTTAGTGGAAAGCTTGGACCGGCTGGGGGGCCAGCCGGCCATTCTTTATCCGGAGAAGTGGATCTACGACGTGCCGGGCTTTGTGAAAATCCGCGGCGGCGAACTGGTGCAGCGGCTCATCGAGCAGGGCGGCTCCACAGGGGCCGAGTTTCGCACCGGCTGCACGGTGCAGAAGGTGGAACGGCTCGATGATCTGTATCACCTGGACCTTTCCGACGGCAGCAGCGTAGCCACCCGGGGCATCCTCATCGCCACCGGCATCGGCGCCTTCCGGCCCCGCCGCCATCCCCTGGCCGCCTTGGACGACTTCACCGGCCGGGGCGTCATGTACGGCATCAAGAACCTGGCCGACTTGCGGGACCGCCGGGTCGTGGTGGTGGGCGGCGGCGATGCAGCGGTGGACTGGGCCCTGACGGCCATGGAAGTGACCGACGACGTGGCCGTGGTGCATCGCCGCAACGCCTTCCGGGCCATGGAGGAAAGCGTTGAGCGGTTGCGGCGCTCGCCGGCCAAGATCTTGACCCCATGCGAGATCACCGGCTGCCGCGGCAACGACCGCCTGGAGGCGGTGGACGTCAAGGATCTGGAAACGGGCGACATCACCACGGTGCCGTGCGACGAGGTCATCGTGTGTATTGGCTACCATTCGGACCTGGGCCCGGTGAACGACTGGGGCCTGCTGATCGAAGACGGCAAGATCCAGGTGGGCCCCACCATGGCCACCAACTTGGAGCGGGTGTATGCCGCCGGCGACGTGGTCAGCTACCCCGGCAAGATCGAGTTGATCGCCGTGGGTTTCACCGAGGCGGCCATCGCCATCAACCATCTGAAGCACGACCTGGAGCCCGAGGCCTCGGTCCAGCCGGCCCGCTCCAGCAGCACCGGGGTCAAAATGGCGGCTAATTAGACTGCTGGCCGGACGTTGCTCATGACGGCAGGTTATTCCGCAGCATCTGGATCTGGCCGATGTGGAGAAACTGATGGACGGGCAGCAGGCCCATCATCCACTGGACCGAGTAGCTCCACTTTTCGGTGATGGGGATGAGCCGCTCCAGGTCGGCGTCGGTGATGGTCTTGAAGGCTTCATAAACATATTGGAAGGAAGTGGCCAGCCGGTCCTCCAGTTCTTCCATGGTGACGCCCGCCGGCTCGGGCAGGGGCTGCTGGGGCTGGTCCAGCAGGAAACGGGCCGCCAGGTCCGCCGGCACATCCTTGCCCATGATGCGGTGGCTGAAGGACACCTCGATGGCGGCGATGTGGTTCACCAGGGTGGCGATGGAATTCTTGAAGTTTTCCGGCTTGATGAACAGGTGCTCCTCGGGCAGATCCCTCAGGGCGGCCCTGAGGCGGGAACGGCCGAAGTCCAGGCTGCCCAGGGCCAGGTTGGCCGCAGGATGGAGGTCGCTGTACGTCTGCAGATCCAAAGTGCGCATCGGCTGAACTCCCCCTTTACGTCCTTGCAGGCTGATTACGCCCTCGACGGGGCAATCCCTGTCGCCTGTCGGGGCCTGGGGCGCCGCCGGTCAGCCGGTCTGGGGCCGTGGACGGCCGTTGGTCTCCCAGCCCAGCACCGGGCCCTTAACTTGCCGCTCCCAGGAGCAACGTGATTTACTGCCCTTGGGGGAGCCGGAAATGAAGTGGTCCTTCTTTCATGTGCTGGTCTATCTTCACGTGGTGGGCGCCGTCATCTGGGTTGGGGGCATCTTGTTCCTGGGCTTTGTGGCGGTGCCGGCCACCCGCTCCCTGCCGCCGGACAAGCGGGGCGCCTTGCTGGATGCCTTGGGGCGGCGTTTCCGCGCCCTGGGGTATGCCGTCTTGGTGCTCCTGGTGGTAACGGGCACCCTGCAGGCCGGCGCCCGGGGCGCCACGGTGGCCAGCGTCCTGGACGGCTCCTTTTTCCGAACCGGCTTTGGAGCGGCCCTAGGCATCAAGCTGATCTTTTTCGCCTTGATGGTGGTGGTCAGCGCTCTCCATGATTTTTATGTAGGTCCCGCCTCGGCCAGAGCCTTGGCCGCTGGCGGCAGCGACGAGAAGCTGCGCCGGACCGCCAGTTGGCTGGCCCGCATCACCGCCCTGCTGGCCCTGCTGGTGGTGCTGTACGCTACCCGGCTGGTGCGCTGAGGTCCGTGGGCCGCCGGCCGGTCGCCCCGTCCTGCACCTGGACCTGGGTGACCCGGAATTGACGGGCCCGGCCCTTGGGCTCCGGGTCGCTGCAGGTGATGGTGGGCACCGGCGGCAATTCCTCCACCCCGGCTTGCAGGGTGCCCCTGTCGTTGGGGCCGGGGCCGGTGAATGCCAGGGACACCGTCGACCCGTCTACGCCGGTCCCGGTGACGGCCCGCCGGCGCCACGGCCAGCCGTAATGGATGAAGGCTTCCCTCTCGGCCACCTGCAGCAGCGGATCCCCCAGCAACGCCCAGCCACGATAGTGACGCCGCAGGTTTTCCACCGGCCCGGTGCGGTGAAGAAGCTGCCGGGCGGCATCGGGGGTCAGATGGCCCCAGTACCGGCCTTCGGGCATGTCCATGAGGGTGGGCGCCAGCCGGTGGCCGCCCATATGGCTCACCCGCCAGACCCGGACGGCCTTGTTCGTCCCGTTGCCTGCCCCCTTCGCCGCCCCTGTCGCGGGCGCCGGTGCCGCCTCCCGGCGCAGCATTTCGTATAGGGAGGCGCCGAACCGGCCGCAGCAGGCGTCCCGTTCGTCGTGGGTGCAGACCATCAGTTCCCGGATGTGGTCGGTGTTCTGGCGATAACGGTGAAAAGCGGCCGCCTCCCTAGGGGCGCCGCTCCCCTGGGCGTGGGTGGTGGCCGGGGCCAGCAGGGCCGCCGCCAAGCCGGCTGTCTGCTCCGTGGGCACCAGGTACTCTTCCTTCATATAGGCCTGCAGGGGCGGTGCCGGCTGCCGGAAATGGAACACCCGGGTCCAACCGGAGCGGGAATATTCTGGGTCCGGGGCCATGGCGTTGGTGCGCAAGGTCACACCTGCCGCCCGAGCCTGCCGAAAGACCTCCGCCAAGCCCGGCGGCACGGCCGGCGCCGTGAACACGTCGGCCGGCCAGGGCAAGGGAATTTCCACGATGATGTGGTGCTGGGCGAAAGGCGCTGTGCCCGCGGGATCCTCGCCTTGGCGGCGGGAGAATTCCGAGCAAAAGTGCATGTTCAATTACTCCTTGCATGGGGCCACAATGACATAATTATTATCAGCGAAATTGACGCATTCCGGCCAAAGGAGGGGAATGCATGAAGGGTTCCATCATCCCCTACATGATGTTCAACGGCGAAACCCAGGAGGCGGCGGACTTCTACGCCAACCTATTCGGGCTGGAGAACGTGGGCATCCGGACGTACGCCGATGCCGGCGTCCCCGCCCCGGACGGCTACATCATCCATTGCCACCTGCAGCGAGGCGACTTCCAGATCATGCTGTCCGACTCCACGGAGCCTCTGCCGGACGAGCGCGGCCGCGGCCTCTCCCTCACCATCCAATGTGAAAGCGAGGAAGAAATCAACCGGCTGTACGACGGCCTCCGGGCCGAAGGCACCGTCCTGATGGAACTGGACGACACCTTCTGGGGCGCCAAGTACGCCAAGGTCAGGGACAGGTTCGGCTACACCTGGGATCTGAACTGGTCGAAGCCGGCCTAGTCAGCCCCAAGGGGGATCCGAATCCCGGCTTCCTCCCATACTAGTGCCAAGCCGTCGGTGGCGTTGGGGGGCAGATCGAAGACAACTGCCGTGGTGTTAGTGAAGCCCGGTGGCACAAATTCTTCTGGCTGGCGGTGATCTCTGGCTACTGCTGCGCTGCCGCTGATGCCCCCATAGTCACCGGTGTAGTCTGCCTTCTCCCATCGGCGCCCCCGGGCATCCGTTATGTAGACTTCATTAGAGATTTGTGTGGAGGGCTGGATT is part of the Sphingobacteriaceae bacterium genome and harbors:
- a CDS encoding cyclic 2,3-diphosphoglycerate synthase, producing the protein MTRRRVLILGAAGRDFHNFNMVYRNNPDFEVVGFTATQIPDIAGRRYPAVLAGELYPDGIPIYDEADLADLVPQLQVDEVVLAYSDISHLQVMHLASIALAAGADFTLLGPNSTMLESRRPVVAICAVRTGAGKSQTSRKVVEILQSLGQRVVAIRHPMPYGDIAAQRLQRFGSHEDLDRHQCTIEEREEYEPYIERGVVVYAGVDYAEILAAAEEEADVIVWDGGNNDFSFIRTNLYITVADPHRVGHELSYHPGETNLRMADVIIINKVDSAAPEAVEQLQANIAQANPKAAVIAAASPITVDDPVQIRGKRVLVVEDGPTLTHGEMAFGAGTIAAQRLEAGSLVDPRPHAVGSIAAAFEEYPHIGTVLPALGYGRRQLEELEATIAACPADIVLAATPIDLGRLINPGKPILRVRYELDPQSGPDLTQLIRQALSL
- a CDS encoding DinB family protein gives rise to the protein MRTLDLQTYSDLHPAANLALGSLDFGRSRLRAALRDLPEEHLFIKPENFKNSIATLVNHIAAIEVSFSHRIMGKDVPADLAARFLLDQPQQPLPEPAGVTMEELEDRLATSFQYVYEAFKTITDADLERLIPITEKWSYSVQWMMGLLPVHQFLHIGQIQMLRNNLPS
- a CDS encoding VOC family protein, whose protein sequence is MKGSIIPYMMFNGETQEAADFYANLFGLENVGIRTYADAGVPAPDGYIIHCHLQRGDFQIMLSDSTEPLPDERGRGLSLTIQCESEEEINRLYDGLRAEGTVLMELDDTFWGAKYAKVRDRFGYTWDLNWSKPA
- a CDS encoding DUF4149 domain-containing protein, with amino-acid sequence MKWSFFHVLVYLHVVGAVIWVGGILFLGFVAVPATRSLPPDKRGALLDALGRRFRALGYAVLVLLVVTGTLQAGARGATVASVLDGSFFRTGFGAALGIKLIFFALMVVVSALHDFYVGPASARALAAGGSDEKLRRTASWLARITALLALLVVLYATRLVR
- a CDS encoding NAD(P)/FAD-dependent oxidoreductase codes for the protein MVDHQTSTPYDCVIVGGGPTGLFGAFYAGLRGMRTLLVESLDRLGGQPAILYPEKWIYDVPGFVKIRGGELVQRLIEQGGSTGAEFRTGCTVQKVERLDDLYHLDLSDGSSVATRGILIATGIGAFRPRRHPLAALDDFTGRGVMYGIKNLADLRDRRVVVVGGGDAAVDWALTAMEVTDDVAVVHRRNAFRAMEESVERLRRSPAKILTPCEITGCRGNDRLEAVDVKDLETGDITTVPCDEVIVCIGYHSDLGPVNDWGLLIEDGKIQVGPTMATNLERVYAAGDVVSYPGKIELIAVGFTEAAIAINHLKHDLEPEASVQPARSSSTGVKMAAN
- a CDS encoding sucrase ferredoxin, with translation MHFCSEFSRRQGEDPAGTAPFAQHHIIVEIPLPWPADVFTAPAVPPGLAEVFRQARAAGVTLRTNAMAPDPEYSRSGWTRVFHFRQPAPPLQAYMKEEYLVPTEQTAGLAAALLAPATTHAQGSGAPREAAAFHRYRQNTDHIRELMVCTHDERDACCGRFGASLYEMLRREAAPAPATGAAKGAGNGTNKAVRVWRVSHMGGHRLAPTLMDMPEGRYWGHLTPDAARQLLHRTGPVENLRRHYRGWALLGDPLLQVAEREAFIHYGWPWRRRAVTGTGVDGSTVSLAFTGPGPNDRGTLQAGVEELPPVPTITCSDPEPKGRARQFRVTQVQVQDGATGRRPTDLSAPAG
- a CDS encoding ABC transporter ATP-binding protein, yielding MENVTVRRGHRPVLTNIDWLVEPGRHWVVLGPNGSGKTSLLHVIYGNLWPYKGEGTVTVLGQRLGACDIQQVRRAMGWVSSALHQRFPAGFTGLDIVLTGKFATTGLWRPFARAVTDQDREQALDLLARFQCGHLARQPYGAMSQGEQQRIQLARALMARPRLLMLDEPCAGLDFVAREQFLAMVEEVLTRPDGPTVIYVTHHGEEILPAFANLLLLSQGRVAAQGPTEQVLTGEALSRAYGVPMEVHRHGGRPVITLARGGLDRDRDREHARQHARDRARQQGKDDGP
- a CDS encoding M48 family metallopeptidase, whose product is MNQRPIRNFVAGLCHPKRPQRLPLRAVGEEWSVEYQASRQPGVTLRQVGPGRLLIEGRIGSSSLCREALRRWLKAKARQVLVPQLHQLARQHGFQFARVQIRCQKTRWGSCSTRGTISLNLKLLFLPPALVEHVLIHELCHTVHMNHSQAFWNLVSRCDPHMKENRAAMKQALNYVPAWL
- a CDS encoding MFS transporter; the protein is MAAERSRAAASLWVAYAIVFIAFTDNFSMLPTIGPYTQHLGGTALAMGVAVAAYSASNLLFNVLGGVLLDRAGRRRLLLLGLAVASLSMAAYAGAGTVSNLLLIRLLHGAAGGILVPAVFTMIADVAPLTQRSQAMGRAGALIGSAAVIAPAMAGGLRQAAGFNAVFYVGALLLAIGFVAATFKMPETRRPGEQEGTPAGQEPEAGAMPAGGLAAPYWGIFILTFTMGTLTAFLPRTVESLGYQAGVTGLMFTAFGLMAAFVMMSALAQTVDRRGLLPPTGWGLALAAVSLAILGVADHIGWILAACTLFGFGYGLIFPATSGQVARIARATGRGRAFGVYYAIFSLGVIAGAPAGGLFQSGAPLVGSPYFPAFLASMAGIAVLAALVRWLPGEEGPPAAAAASCQPLRR